Proteins encoded by one window of Bacteroidota bacterium:
- a CDS encoding DUF1761 domain-containing protein, translated as MISNLLSNLDWLAVLLATVAYFVIGAAWYGILGKGWMEAAGLSKDQINNNFNKAIYGVTFLLEFVIVACMCGLMGQELSTGDAVQFGLVIGLIFSGLTTWIHNLYSMRSKNLILYDAGYTTIASIVAAVIYASM; from the coding sequence ATGATTAGCAACTTACTCTCAAATCTAGACTGGCTCGCCGTTCTATTAGCGACTGTAGCCTATTTTGTAATTGGTGCTGCCTGGTATGGTATATTGGGCAAAGGCTGGATGGAGGCAGCCGGTCTATCAAAGGACCAAATAAATAACAATTTTAACAAAGCCATTTACGGTGTGACGTTTTTATTGGAATTTGTAATTGTTGCATGTATGTGTGGGTTGATGGGTCAAGAACTCAGCACCGGTGATGCAGTTCAATTCGGTCTTGTAATCGGACTCATATTTTCCGGATTAACCACCTGGATACATAACCTTTATTCAATGCGTTCGAAAAATCTTATTTTATATGATGCGGGCTATACAACTATTGCAAGTATAGTTGCTGCGGTAATTTATGCATCGATGTGA
- a CDS encoding thymidylate synthase, which translates to MQQYLDLLTKILEEGQQKSDRTGTGTISLFGYQMRFDLKEGFPLLTTKKLHTRSIIHELLWFLKGDTNIQYLKENEVRIWDEWADENGDLGPVYGHQWRSWPTADGGAVDQISNLIEQIKKNPDSRRLIVSAWNVGEIEKMALPPCHCLFQFYVAPAETPGAKRKLSCQLYQRSADTFLGVPFNIASYAVLTMMIAQVCDLDYGDFVHTFGDVHIYNDHIEQAKLQLTREPRNLPQMKINPAVKNIFEFTIDDFELLNYDPHPHIKAKVSV; encoded by the coding sequence ATGCAACAGTATCTCGATCTGCTAACAAAAATTTTAGAGGAAGGTCAGCAAAAGTCTGATCGAACAGGCACCGGAACCATCAGTTTATTCGGGTATCAGATGCGTTTTGACCTGAAGGAAGGATTTCCACTTTTAACTACTAAAAAACTACATACCAGAAGTATCATCCATGAATTATTGTGGTTCTTGAAAGGTGATACCAATATTCAATACCTGAAAGAAAATGAAGTGCGTATCTGGGATGAATGGGCAGATGAAAATGGTGATCTTGGTCCGGTGTACGGTCATCAATGGCGAAGTTGGCCGACAGCAGATGGCGGAGCTGTAGATCAGATTTCAAATTTGATCGAGCAGATCAAAAAAAATCCTGACTCCAGAAGATTAATTGTGAGTGCATGGAATGTTGGAGAAATAGAAAAAATGGCTTTGCCTCCATGTCATTGTTTATTTCAATTTTATGTCGCACCTGCTGAAACTCCCGGAGCAAAAAGAAAATTGTCATGTCAGTTATATCAGCGCAGTGCAGATACATTTTTAGGTGTGCCGTTTAATATTGCGAGTTATGCAGTATTAACCATGATGATTGCCCAGGTTTGTGATCTTGATTATGGTGATTTTGTTCATACCTTCGGAGATGTGCATATTTATAATGATCACATCGAACAAGCTAAATTGCAATTGACCCGCGAGCCCCGCAATTTACCGCAGATGAAAATTAATCCTGCAGTAAAAAATATTTTCGAATTTACTATTGATGATTTTGAATTGTTGAACTACGATCCGCATCCTCATATTAAAGCCAAAGTTTCCGTATGA
- a CDS encoding dihydrofolate reductase, whose product MIFSAIAAVADNNVIGYKGDMPWGKMRADLKYFKQNTIGKWCILGRKSYNALGNKVLPGRKFIVVTRDKDFVAEDSLVVHDIKDAINHPALKGEEEVMILGGGEIYKLAMEYTDRVHLTKIHASFEGDTFFPELETDKWILSSADYHVADENNPHSYTFLVFDRK is encoded by the coding sequence ATGATATTTTCCGCGATTGCCGCTGTTGCCGATAATAATGTTATTGGATATAAAGGAGATATGCCTTGGGGAAAAATGCGCGCAGATCTTAAATATTTTAAACAAAATACTATTGGCAAATGGTGTATTTTAGGAAGAAAATCATATAATGCTTTGGGAAATAAAGTGCTGCCCGGTAGAAAATTTATTGTAGTTACCAGAGATAAGGATTTTGTTGCCGAGGATAGTTTAGTAGTGCACGATATTAAGGATGCGATAAATCATCCGGCACTAAAAGGGGAGGAGGAAGTAATGATATTAGGTGGAGGTGAAATATATAAACTTGCAATGGAGTACACCGATCGTGTTCATTTAACAAAAATTCATGCAAGTTTTGAAGGGGATACTTTTTTCCCTGAATTAGAAACAGATAAATGGATCTTATCTTCTGCTGATTATCATGTAGCAGATGAAAATAATCCGCATTCATATACATTTTTGGTTTTTGATAGAAAGTGA
- a CDS encoding MFS transporter, with protein MNQPSPKKHAILSLTVIVAALGYFVDIYDLQLFNLVSKTSLKGLGITDPAQLDYWDIRLFNFQMFGMLIGGIVWGILGDLKGRKSILFGSIILYSIANILNGFVENTFQYSIVRFFAGLGLAGELGAAITLVSEILHKEKRGLGTMLIVSVGALGAVTAFYITGQVDWRTSYFIGGGLGLLLLGLRFGTFESGMFDQVKQQNITRGNFLSLFSDAARLKKYIFCILIGVPVWYCIGVLMKFSDKFAGEWGLDVSGDNGIQIRRTAIMLSYVGLSVGDMLSGILSQVFKSRKKVVIGYLLASIVFACIYLFIKSDSLFLFNTMCFLLGCATGYWALFVTIASEQFGTNIRATVTTTVPNFVRGLVVPLTLGFAALAGNIGNINSALVVGLISVSLALIAIFSVKETFSKDLNYVEMS; from the coding sequence ATGAATCAACCCTCACCAAAAAAACATGCTATCCTCAGCCTCACAGTCATTGTTGCTGCCCTCGGGTATTTTGTGGATATTTATGACCTTCAGTTATTTAATCTTGTAAGCAAAACAAGTTTAAAAGGCTTGGGAATAACAGATCCTGCACAACTGGATTACTGGGATATCCGCTTATTTAATTTCCAGATGTTCGGAATGTTGATAGGAGGAATTGTTTGGGGAATTTTGGGAGATCTCAAAGGAAGAAAATCAATTTTATTCGGAAGCATTATTTTATATTCTATTGCAAATATTTTAAATGGATTTGTTGAAAATACCTTTCAATATTCCATTGTTCGTTTTTTTGCAGGATTAGGGTTAGCAGGTGAATTAGGCGCAGCAATTACCTTGGTAAGCGAAATTCTTCATAAAGAAAAACGCGGATTAGGAACAATGTTGATCGTAAGTGTTGGTGCTCTGGGAGCTGTTACTGCATTTTATATCACCGGGCAGGTGGATTGGAGGACTTCCTATTTTATTGGAGGTGGATTAGGACTTTTATTATTGGGATTGCGCTTCGGTACTTTTGAAAGTGGAATGTTCGATCAGGTAAAACAACAAAATATAACAAGAGGTAATTTCCTGTCATTATTTTCTGACGCTGCAAGATTAAAAAAATATATTTTTTGTATTCTCATCGGTGTGCCCGTTTGGTATTGTATCGGAGTTTTAATGAAGTTCTCCGATAAGTTTGCCGGCGAATGGGGATTAGATGTGAGCGGTGACAATGGCATACAGATCCGTAGAACCGCGATCATGCTTTCTTATGTCGGTTTAAGTGTGGGTGATATGCTCAGCGGAATATTAAGTCAGGTATTTAAAAGCAGAAAAAAAGTGGTGATCGGATATTTACTCGCCAGTATCGTATTTGCCTGCATCTATTTATTTATAAAAAGCGATTCTCTTTTCTTATTTAATACCATGTGTTTCCTTTTAGGTTGCGCAACCGGATATTGGGCGTTATTTGTAACCATTGCCTCAGAACAATTCGGCACCAATATCAGAGCAACAGTTACCACCACTGTTCCTAATTTTGTAAGAGGTTTGGTAGTTCCTTTAACGCTCGGATTTGCCGCCTTAGCCGGAAATATTGGGAATATAAATTCTGCTTTGGTAGTGGGATTGATTTCTGTTTCTTTAGCACTAATTGCTATTTTTTCTGTGAAGGAAACCTTTAGTAAAGATTTGAATTATGTAGAAATGAGCTGA
- a CDS encoding T9SS type A sorting domain-containing protein: MKIFILIVIIFLTKISLSQAPEIEWQNTIGGTFSDILNSIQPTYDGGYILGGRSDSGISGDKTDNGNGGMDFWVVKLDSLGNIQWQNSIGGNDADYLYSIEQTIDSGYILGGVSNSGISGDKSESNIGFPGSTDFWVVKISSAGIIEWENTIGGSAEDKLTFIHQTSENGFIVGGYSNSPISGDKTETNLPGGDMQYDFWILKLDVFGNIEWQKVIGGFGDDYLNSCDEVEGEGYFLGGYSNSPISGNKTESSIGFNDYWVVKLSTLGEIIWQNTIGGISDDLLFSVNHTNDSGYILGGHSKSPISGDKWEDNIGFNDYWVVKLDSIGEIIWQNTIGGTSEDNLYSIQQTYDSGYILGGHSNSNASIDKSENAIDVHDFWVIKISSLGSIEWDNTIGGDNYDYLLDAKQINIGPTADYGFILGGTSQSGISGDKTEFNIGLSDYWVIKLSPEDCTPIVYYRDEDADGFGNADLFTSSCFPPFGYATDSTDCNDFNFEINPSVVEICNGIDDNCNVVIDEGLATYIYFIDEDDDGYGNEMILTITCYDIPPFGYVSDSTDCDDSEASIHLSILYYADNDSDLYGDAFNSEFYCEIFPPSGYSINSLDCDDSNMFVNPGSNEICNLIDDNCNSLIDEDLPTFHFFYDNDNDGYGNELIDSISCLTTIEDYVLDSTDCDDLNLFVYPGATEILNGLDDNCNNLIDEGLVNIESHNFYAFTIYPNPNFGVFNVNHQINLSGDIFIEIYDLAGQSLYTNIFNSKENILINLPKTFSGLGILTINYSNYSFKEIIHVVF, translated from the coding sequence ATGAAAATATTTATATTAATTGTAATAATATTTTTAACGAAAATATCATTGTCCCAAGCTCCTGAGATTGAATGGCAGAATACAATTGGGGGGACTTTTTCTGATATTTTAAATTCCATTCAACCAACATATGATGGGGGCTATATTCTAGGAGGACGTTCTGATTCCGGCATCTCTGGTGATAAAACTGACAATGGAAATGGAGGCATGGATTTTTGGGTTGTTAAGTTGGATTCCTTAGGTAATATTCAATGGCAAAATTCAATTGGTGGAAATGATGCTGATTATTTATATTCTATTGAACAAACAATTGACAGTGGATATATCTTGGGTGGAGTCTCGAACTCCGGGATTTCCGGTGATAAATCTGAGTCAAACATAGGGTTTCCAGGAAGTACTGATTTTTGGGTTGTAAAAATTTCATCCGCAGGTATTATTGAATGGGAAAATACTATCGGCGGAAGTGCGGAGGATAAATTGACTTTCATACACCAAACTTCAGAAAATGGTTTTATAGTTGGTGGATATTCGAATTCTCCAATATCCGGTGATAAGACAGAAACAAACTTGCCGGGTGGAGATATGCAATATGATTTTTGGATTTTAAAACTTGATGTATTTGGTAATATTGAATGGCAAAAAGTAATCGGTGGTTTTGGGGATGATTATTTAAATTCTTGTGATGAGGTAGAAGGTGAAGGTTATTTTCTTGGTGGATATTCGAATTCTCCAATATCTGGGAATAAGACAGAGAGCAGTATTGGTTTTAATGATTATTGGGTAGTTAAGCTAAGTACATTAGGTGAGATTATTTGGCAAAATACAATTGGAGGTATTTCTGATGATTTATTATTTTCAGTAAATCACACAAATGATTCAGGATATATTCTCGGTGGACATTCAAAATCTCCAATTTCGGGAGATAAATGGGAGGACAACATTGGCTTTAATGATTATTGGGTAGTTAAATTAGATTCAATAGGAGAAATAATTTGGCAAAATACAATTGGAGGAACTTCTGAGGATAATTTATATTCAATACAACAAACTTATGATTCAGGATATATATTAGGTGGTCATTCGAATTCAAATGCCTCAATTGATAAGAGTGAAAATGCCATAGATGTGCATGATTTTTGGGTAATTAAAATCTCCTCTCTTGGGAGTATAGAATGGGATAATACAATTGGTGGTGATAATTATGATTATCTTTTAGATGCAAAGCAGATTAATATTGGGCCAACTGCAGATTACGGGTTTATTCTTGGAGGCACTTCTCAATCCGGTATTTCAGGAGATAAGACAGAATTCAATATTGGGCTTTCCGATTATTGGGTAATTAAACTATCACCTGAGGATTGCACACCTATTGTTTATTATAGAGATGAAGATGCAGATGGATTTGGGAATGCTGATCTTTTTACTTCATCTTGTTTTCCACCATTTGGATATGCAACTGATAGTACTGATTGCAATGATTTCAATTTTGAAATCAATCCGTCCGTGGTTGAAATCTGCAATGGAATTGATGATAATTGTAACGTGGTAATAGATGAGGGTCTTGCAACTTATATCTACTTTATCGATGAAGATGATGATGGTTATGGGAATGAAATGATCCTTACAATTACTTGTTATGATATACCTCCTTTTGGATATGTTTCTGACAGTACAGATTGTGATGATTCTGAGGCTTCAATACATTTATCAATATTATATTATGCAGATAATGATTCTGATTTGTATGGCGATGCGTTCAATAGTGAATTTTATTGCGAAATTTTTCCGCCGTCTGGGTATTCAATTAATTCCCTTGATTGTGATGATTCCAATATGTTTGTAAATCCAGGTTCAAATGAAATATGTAATTTAATAGATGATAATTGTAATAGTTTAATTGATGAAGACTTGCCAACATTTCACTTTTTTTATGATAACGATAATGATGGATATGGCAACGAGCTCATTGATTCAATTTCATGTTTAACCACTATTGAAGACTATGTTTTGGATTCAACTGATTGCGATGATTTAAATCTATTCGTTTATCCTGGGGCAACAGAGATATTAAATGGATTGGATGACAATTGTAATAATCTCATTGATGAAGGCTTAGTAAACATTGAAAGCCATAATTTTTATGCATTTACAATTTATCCAAATCCTAATTTCGGGGTATTCAATGTGAACCACCAAATAAATTTATCAGGGGACATTTTTATCGAAATATATGACTTGGCAGGACAATCTTTATATACTAATATATTTAATTCAAAAGAGAATATATTAATTAATCTACCTAAAACATTTTCGGGTTTAGGAATTTTAACAATAAATTATTCAAATTATTCTTTCAAAGAAATCATACATGTAGTATTTTGA
- a CDS encoding T9SS type A sorting domain-containing protein: protein MRHKTYTLYFLSIVIFFKNTVDAQTPTWSENIADIIYTNCSSCHHEGAIAPFSLMDYDDAYEWGDFIANEVESKHMPPWPADPSYRHFKDEAVLTDLEIDQILDWVDAGMPTGDLATAPDAPIFPENGSMLEFIDLTIAIEPYTLQFDTDEYRWFTVTNPFAETIYINAIEVEAGLPDLVHHCDISWDESGISLNYDLEDPLPGFNSSTGYPNYDYYMNAWMAGGNLIKYPSDWGIEVPPGAIFVFEIHYGPGGQGLIDSTKINFQFVQDPTDVRPVYASWLLNNPIAAEGPLIIPADEVVTFHQDYTTPQKRSYLTICPHMHLLGRSYKVWFEDDGDSIPLINIPDWQFHWQKYYTFQKVQVIPYNAHIKSEAVYDNTVFNLDNPNDPPETVYYGSTTEDEMFMTYFLWTNYQNGDEDIILDSTILYSPINNLTTSDLFKLYPNPVRDFLYLQGDINNTNINQINIFNTYGQLIQLPNLNNISILPHRINTTSLPKGIYFIEVITNNGKWNTTFVKIDN from the coding sequence GTGAGACATAAAACTTACACATTATATTTTTTAAGCATTGTTATTTTTTTCAAGAATACAGTAGATGCCCAAACTCCAACCTGGAGCGAAAATATTGCTGATATTATCTATACGAATTGTTCATCATGTCATCATGAAGGAGCAATAGCTCCATTTTCCCTGATGGATTATGATGATGCTTATGAATGGGGCGATTTTATTGCAAATGAAGTGGAGTCCAAACACATGCCGCCTTGGCCGGCTGATCCTTCTTACCGACATTTTAAAGATGAAGCTGTTTTAACAGACCTCGAAATTGATCAGATATTGGATTGGGTGGATGCAGGTATGCCCACCGGTGATCTTGCAACTGCTCCGGATGCACCTATATTTCCTGAAAATGGATCCATGCTGGAATTTATTGATCTTACCATCGCAATTGAACCCTATACATTGCAATTTGATACGGATGAATACAGATGGTTTACCGTTACAAATCCCTTCGCAGAAACAATTTATATCAATGCAATTGAAGTGGAAGCAGGTCTGCCCGATTTGGTACATCACTGCGATATTTCCTGGGATGAAAGTGGAATTTCTCTAAATTATGATTTAGAAGATCCGCTTCCTGGATTTAATTCAAGTACCGGATATCCTAATTACGATTATTATATGAATGCATGGATGGCGGGAGGAAATTTAATTAAATATCCATCCGATTGGGGAATAGAAGTTCCCCCTGGTGCAATATTTGTTTTTGAAATTCATTATGGTCCCGGAGGACAAGGATTAATTGACAGCACAAAAATAAATTTTCAATTTGTGCAGGACCCAACTGATGTACGACCGGTTTATGCATCCTGGTTATTAAATAATCCGATAGCTGCGGAAGGGCCCTTAATTATTCCTGCAGATGAAGTGGTAACCTTTCATCAGGATTATACAACTCCGCAAAAAAGATCCTATTTAACCATTTGTCCCCACATGCATTTATTGGGAAGAAGTTATAAAGTATGGTTTGAAGATGATGGTGATTCAATTCCATTAATTAATATTCCCGATTGGCAATTTCATTGGCAAAAATATTATACCTTTCAAAAAGTGCAGGTAATTCCATACAATGCTCATATTAAATCGGAAGCAGTTTATGATAATACGGTATTTAATTTAGATAATCCGAACGATCCTCCCGAAACTGTTTATTATGGTTCAACCACCGAAGATGAAATGTTCATGACCTATTTCCTCTGGACCAATTACCAGAATGGCGACGAGGATATTATTCTCGACAGCACAATACTTTATTCTCCAATAAATAATTTAACTACATCCGATCTATTTAAACTCTACCCAAATCCCGTTCGCGATTTTTTATACCTTCAAGGTGATATCAACAATACCAACATAAATCAAATAAATATTTTTAACACCTATGGCCAATTAATTCAATTACCAAATCTAAATAATATCTCTATTCTTCCTCACCGAATTAATACCACATCTCTTCCCAAAGGAATTTATTTCATCGAAGTAATCACCAACAACGGAAAATGGAATACCACTTTTGTAAAAATTGACAATTGA
- a CDS encoding T9SS type A sorting domain-containing protein has translation MKKTLLTILFASIFLLSGKIVNACDNSSASLISQTDLGGGQYEFVVEFCAGGGQDGTGYGADQGTYTWSVALGGGATFISYPATLTSPQTGAVFAAWAPFPMFGLEYLVYDYFSHPGTGWGADWWTTTAGGWGPPDAYCTTFTIVTNGMPTAIILGGAEGAGVVVAPYGCNGTAEMQINLGFVVEAGDYQSICEGSFATLNATVTGGVAPFTYLWSNGATTATTSVNPTTNTTYSVTVTDANGATAFDDVPVLVNPRPVVNAGLDKLITKGYGPACVTLNGSATGGSDPKTYSWSNGSTIASPSVCPTTTTTYTLTVTDYYGCSRSDQTVVTHKDVRCGPSLNKVYMCKNGNTYCYTVAQVPSKLSNGYVLGACWMKLGDDVAEGENPISIFPNPANQNAEIVFVLNEGSKAIIEIYNTAGVKQLISNPEVEVTSGVEITHVIALNELAAGMYQVIIHSDAGEILKDKLIVIH, from the coding sequence ATGAAAAAAACATTACTAACAATTTTATTCGCATCAATTTTTCTGCTTAGCGGAAAAATAGTAAATGCATGCGACAATTCGAGTGCATCTTTAATTTCTCAAACAGATCTCGGCGGAGGTCAGTATGAATTTGTAGTGGAATTTTGTGCCGGAGGTGGTCAGGATGGAACAGGTTATGGTGCCGATCAGGGTACTTATACTTGGTCTGTTGCATTAGGTGGTGGTGCTACTTTTATATCTTATCCTGCAACATTAACTAGTCCGCAAACTGGTGCCGTATTTGCTGCTTGGGCACCATTTCCAATGTTTGGTTTAGAATATTTAGTGTATGATTATTTTTCTCATCCAGGTACAGGTTGGGGAGCAGATTGGTGGACAACTACAGCAGGTGGTTGGGGACCACCAGATGCATATTGTACTACATTTACTATTGTAACTAATGGTATGCCCACTGCAATTATTTTAGGTGGTGCTGAAGGAGCAGGAGTTGTAGTTGCACCATACGGATGTAACGGAACTGCCGAAATGCAAATTAATTTAGGATTTGTTGTTGAAGCAGGCGATTATCAAAGTATTTGCGAAGGTTCCTTTGCAACATTAAATGCAACTGTTACCGGTGGTGTTGCACCTTTTACTTATTTATGGAGTAATGGCGCAACAACTGCAACTACCTCTGTTAATCCAACTACAAATACTACTTATTCAGTAACTGTTACGGATGCAAATGGTGCAACTGCATTTGATGATGTTCCTGTCTTAGTAAATCCTCGCCCTGTTGTAAATGCAGGTTTAGATAAATTAATTACTAAAGGTTACGGACCAGCTTGCGTAACATTAAATGGAAGTGCAACAGGTGGTTCCGATCCAAAAACATATTCATGGAGCAATGGATCAACAATTGCAAGCCCTTCTGTTTGCCCTACAACAACTACAACATATACTTTAACGGTAACTGATTATTACGGTTGTTCACGCAGCGATCAAACAGTTGTAACACATAAAGATGTTCGTTGTGGACCATCATTAAATAAAGTATACATGTGTAAAAATGGAAATACTTATTGTTATACGGTTGCGCAAGTTCCATCCAAATTATCAAATGGATATGTTTTAGGTGCTTGTTGGATGAAATTGGGTGATGATGTTGCAGAAGGTGAAAATCCAATATCCATATTCCCTAACCCTGCAAATCAAAATGCAGAAATTGTATTTGTTTTAAATGAAGGTTCAAAAGCTATTATAGAAATTTATAATACTGCAGGTGTAAAACAACTTATATCAAATCCGGAAGTGGAAGTTACATCTGGTGTTGAAATTACTCATGTTATTGCATTAAATGAACTTGCCGCAGGAATGTATCAGGTAATTATACATTCCGATGCAGGTGAAATATTAAAAGATAAATTAATCGTAATTCACTAG